The Aythya fuligula isolate bAytFul2 chromosome 2, bAytFul2.pri, whole genome shotgun sequence genome contains a region encoding:
- the BET1 gene encoding BET1 homolog, with protein MRRAGLGDGAPSGNYGYTNSGYSVYEEENERLTESLRNKVSAIKSLSIEIGTEVKNQNKMLSEMDNDFDSTGGLLGATMGRLRTLSRGSQTKLLCYMMLFSLFVFFVIYWIIKLR; from the exons ATGAGGCGCGCGGGGCTGG GTGATGGAGCACCGTCGGGTAATTACGGCTATACCAACAGTGGATACAGCGTGTAcgaagaagaaaatgaaaggttaaCGGAAAGTCTGCGTAATAAAGTCAGTGCCATTAAATCA ctttctaTTGAAATTGGAACAGAagttaaaaaccaaaacaaaatgttatcaGAAATG GATAATGATTTTGACTCTACAGGTGGGCTGCTGGGTGCAACTATGGGCAGACTGAGAACACTCTCCAGAGGGAGCCAGACAAAACTCTTATGCTACATGATGctcttttcattatttgttttctttgtaatataCTGGATTATTAAACTGAGGTGA